CACCCGCCGCTGTGGCAGGCCGCCGCGAGCCCCGCGTCGTTCGAGGAGGCGGGACGCCGGGGCGTCGGCGTCCTCGGCACCACCATCTGGGAGTCCGCCGAACGCGTCCGGCGCATGATCGCCCTCTACCGCGACGCCGCCGCGGCGTGCACCGACCCGGTGGGCGCGCGGGTCAACGACCAGGTCGCCTTCTTCACGTTCGTGCACTGCGCCGAGACCGACGAGCAGGCGGTCCGCAACGGCGCCGTCGCCGCGGCGGCCTGGTACACGGTCAAGGCCCTCACCTTCTTCGAGGCCGGCGACGCCTTCGCCGCCACCGTCCGCCACCAGCAGGAACTGCTGGACGCCCCCGACGGCGGCGGCCTGACCGGCGACTTCCTCCGGGCGGAAGCCGCGACGACCACCGGGCCGACCACGGCCCAGCAGGTCATCGCCCGGGTCCTGGAGGGCGACGACGTGCCCGACGGGGAGATCTTCGAGGCGCTCAACGAACAGGACTCGCTGATCGTCGGAAGCCCGGAAACGTGCCGCAGGAAGATGCGCACCTACGCGGACCTGGGCATCGACCGCCTGATGACCTTCCACCAGGTGGGCGGCATCAAGCACGAGGACGTGCTGACGAGCCTCCGCCTGATCGGCGACCTGATCCCGGAGTTCGCCTGACGGCGCGCGGGGCGGTAGCCGGCGACGGGTCCGGGACGGCTGGGCACCTCTGTTCCCGACCGACGAGCAGGAGGGGGACTGACGCGTGCGGGTGAAGAGCGGTCGCGAGTTCGGGCGGCACGGCCCGCTTGACCACGACGGCGCATCTCCGGGTCGCGCCCGACGCCCGGCTGAGGCGGGTCACCACACCGACCCCTTCGGCCAGGACGTGCTCGACCGGCCGCACGTCGACCTCGACACCACGCCGGCGCAGCCACTCCGCAGCTCGCCCGACGGGGTGCGCTCGTTCAAAATTTCACCGTGTTCATTTTTCCTGAACACGCGTCGATATTGAACACAGGGCAACCGAGCGCAAGTTCGACCAGCGCAACGCGCCGGCCGTCGTGACGGATGCGAGATGCATCGCCCCATCACGTCAAGGTGTTGACCACGACGGCACCTCTGCCTCGGAGTCACAGACCGTGTGCGTCCTTCCGCACACGCGCCCCAACTGCGCCTGGCCCAGGAGCCGGACGACGAACTGCTGTCCACCGACCTGTTGGCCCGCTCTCCGGCATGCTGCCGGACCAGCGCACCGTCTGATGCGCGACCACTAGCCGGCCTCGCGCCCTTCGAGAAGCCGCGCCGCCTCGGCGGGATCCATGAGGTTGGAATACGCCTGCTCACCAGGCCGAAGCGGCCGACCCGGCATGGCGAACTCGGGATACCAGCCATCCCGGTCACAACCGGGCACGAGGCTCAGGACCACGGCCACCATGTCATCCGGCACCGAACCGGTGATTCGCAGCGCTACATACGTGCCGCGCTCCTCCGAGCCCTGGATAAGCACACCAAGCTCCGCACCCGCGACTTCACCGGCGTGCTCGTGTCCGTCCAGCAGGGAAGCACACACCAGTCGGCGCACCGTGTCCCGCAGCACGCGCAGGATGCGGACACCCGCTTCGGCCCGATACCGGTCGTGGTCTTCCCCCACGGGAAGCCACTGCTCACAGAACGTCTGCGATTTCAACGGTGGGCTGTGCTCGGCGTTGTACCGCGTACGTGCTGCTACCGCCGCAGTGGCGAGCGCTTCGTAAAAATCATCCCGACTACCGTCTTCCCTCACCCCGGCCAGCAGGAGCCAACTCGGCTCCCCCGTTTCGACAACGGCTCCTCGCCACCGTTGCACCTTGACCTTGAACATGACCACGTCGTCCACGGACCGGATGCGCTCACGAGGTCCCGCCGGCACGGCGAACTGGTCGTTGGCTTTCCTGATCAGCGGGTGGTCGATCTCATCCAGCGGATCATCAATCGGCGGCAGTGCGATCCCCAGATCGTCGCGC
This region of Saccharothrix longispora genomic DNA includes:
- a CDS encoding LLM class flavin-dependent oxidoreductase, with translation MQVDVFNEIQDPRPWQEGHEGARIAEALEQARLADSLGYGCWWQVEHHGAEEFSLSSAPELLLAAISQQTSRIRLGHSAVLAPANFNHPIRIAERAAVLDHLSGGRVELGLTRSTGPEWRLFGIDPADVRRQTQQAFEMIPRMWTSERFSHSSEDFEIRDVPIVPKPLQRPHPPLWQAAASPASFEEAGRRGVGVLGTTIWESAERVRRMIALYRDAAAACTDPVGARVNDQVAFFTFVHCAETDEQAVRNGAVAAAAWYTVKALTFFEAGDAFAATVRHQQELLDAPDGGGLTGDFLRAEAATTTGPTTAQQVIARVLEGDDVPDGEIFEALNEQDSLIVGSPETCRRKMRTYADLGIDRLMTFHQVGGIKHEDVLTSLRLIGDLIPEFA